The following proteins come from a genomic window of Anticarsia gemmatalis isolate Benzon Research Colony breed Stoneville strain chromosome 25, ilAntGemm2 primary, whole genome shotgun sequence:
- the LOC142984019 gene encoding uncharacterized protein LOC142984019 — translation MISARGFILVMLRSAFIVAFLSIPNPIVAFTGFKNWSRKAIYNKIDLCTQSCYSQIIPGLFLSNARAAADPDVLRRLNITHVLTIEAHRLPKSTFVDTNISTLFIRAYDTPQTHLLPYFPMANAFIDEGLQKGNVLVHCHFGVSRSATLVIAYVMEKYKLTFEQAFVYVRQRRRFINPNPGFVNQLREYERLNYDVNGFHRFEAYMNVNARKHKYKIASLAAVVVGILVPLAVLVG, via the coding sequence ATGATAAGTGCCAGAGGGTTCATATTGGTGATGTTGAGAAGCGCCTTCATTGTCGCTTTCCTCAGCATTCCTAACCCCATCGTCGCTTTCACCGGCTTCAAGAACTGGTCCCGGAAAGCTATCTATAACAAGATCGACCTCTGCACACAATCCTGTTATAGCCAGATTATCCCTGGCTTATTTCTCAGCAATGCAAGAGCCGCAGCAGACCCAGACGTCCTGCGACGTCTTAACATCACCCATGTCCTCACCATTGAAGCGCATCGGCTGCCGAAGTCAACTTTTGTTGATACCAATATTAGCACCCTCTTCATTAGGGCCTATGACACTCCTCAGACCCATCTCTTGCCCTACTTCCCAATGGCCAACGCCTTTATCGACGAGGGCCTTCAAAAAGGGAACGTGCTCGTCCACTGCCATTTCGGAGTATCCCGGTCCGCCACCCTCGTTATCGCCTACGTGATGGAGAAATACAAGCTGACATTCGAGCAGGCGTTCGTGTATGTGAGACAGCGGCGACGGTTCATCAACCCCAACCCTGGCTTCGTGAACCAGCTGCGGGAGTACGAGAGGCTGAACTACGACGTGAACGGGTTCCACCGCTTCGAGGCGTACATGAACGTGAACGCGAGGAAGCACAAGTACAAGATAGCGTCGCTGGCCGCCGTCGTGGTCGGTATCCTCGTGCCCCTTGCTGTCCTGGTGGGTTGA